In Fodinibius saliphilus, a genomic segment contains:
- a CDS encoding sulfotransferase family protein has protein sequence MPDNLKSPIIFFGFGRSGTTIISNIVFRHPKLAWVSNYQDKLPQYRSINVLRNIQDNSLWRIKKPNNAHLVSFFFKFLFLPSESYSFWNWVTKREFGRSFFWEMTETENRNAIREVCSNIVKYQKRERFSFKITGPSRLEYLHSIFPDAKFVWIKRSPLPNIRSLLNIDFFQDRKHELWWKGDVYSSKELKEIKNWNGQAELIAAIQYYKVHEVFQLERQKLNIEKNIYVLQYEDFIKNSDREMKNLLEFLNLDYHDNVKSYLRDREIYNANRKQEFYLSSELDDLVLKIATEGIG, from the coding sequence ATGCCAGACAATCTGAAATCACCAATTATTTTTTTTGGATTTGGTAGGTCAGGTACCACAATCATTTCCAATATTGTTTTCAGGCACCCCAAATTAGCATGGGTTTCCAATTATCAAGACAAGCTTCCCCAATACCGATCAATAAACGTACTTAGAAATATTCAAGATAATTCTTTGTGGAGAATAAAAAAGCCTAACAATGCCCACCTAGTTTCCTTTTTTTTTAAGTTCTTATTTTTACCAAGTGAGTCATATTCATTTTGGAATTGGGTAACAAAAAGAGAGTTCGGAAGGAGTTTCTTTTGGGAGATGACAGAAACAGAAAATAGAAATGCTATTCGTGAGGTATGCAGTAATATTGTCAAATACCAAAAACGTGAAAGGTTTTCATTTAAAATAACAGGGCCTTCGCGGTTAGAATATTTACACAGTATTTTTCCCGATGCAAAGTTTGTTTGGATAAAGAGAAGTCCGTTACCCAATATCAGGTCCCTTTTGAACATAGATTTTTTTCAAGACCGCAAACATGAATTGTGGTGGAAAGGGGATGTATATTCGAGTAAAGAGTTGAAAGAAATAAAAAACTGGAATGGGCAAGCCGAGCTTATAGCTGCCATCCAATATTATAAGGTACATGAAGTATTTCAGCTTGAAAGACAAAAACTCAACATCGAAAAAAATATATATGTATTACAGTATGAAGACTTTATTAAAAACAGTGATAGGGAGATGAAAAACCTTTTAGAATTTCTAAACCTTGATTACCATGATAATGTCAAAAGCTACTTACGTGATAGGGAGATTTATAATGCAAATAGAAAACAAGAATTCTATCTCTCTTCAGAGCTTGATGACCTCGTATTAAAAATAGCAACAGAGGGAATAGGATAA